The DNA segment ATCAATCGTCGTATTGCTTTCATTGGGCTGCTCTTGCCTGAGGTTATCAATGGCTCTGGCTTGCTTCAGTACCTTTCTAAGGTGACCAAGACATTCGTTTGAAGCATACTTGTACAACCATGCTTTTACATTCTCTACCTCGTCCAGCTTATCCCTGTTTAACCAAACCCGCAAAAAAGTATCCTGAATAATTTCCTCAGTTGCAGCTGTCGATTTTGTAAAGCGCAAAGCGAAAGCTTGTAATACAGGGAGATAATGATAGAACAAAACACCAAATGCCTGTTCATCCCCCTCCGAAATTTGCTTCAACAACAGCCGTTCATTAAAAATTTGTTTTAATGTCATACCCTTAATTTC comes from the Pedobacter sp. FW305-3-2-15-E-R2A2 genome and includes:
- a CDS encoding RNA polymerase sigma-70 factor; amino-acid sequence: MTLKQIFNERLLLKQISEGDEQAFGVLFYHYLPVLQAFALRFTKSTAATEEIIQDTFLRVWLNRDKLDEVENVKAWLYKYASNECLGHLRKVLKQARAIDNLRQEQPNESNTTIDTIQLNEINQLITDAVDRLPAQRKKIYLMSRGQGLNIPEIADSLHLSPNTVKNALVVSLKSIREHLRHHGVTLSILAYLALLK